One genomic window of Erinaceus europaeus chromosome 7, mEriEur2.1, whole genome shotgun sequence includes the following:
- the CFLAR gene encoding CASP8 and FADD-like apoptosis regulator isoform X3 — MQSQPLGICLIIDCIGSDTEVLRDTFISLGYQVQYRLYLQTEDIFATLQEVACMPEHKHYDSFVCVLVSRGDSQSVSGVDETHPGFPLEHIRRMFRGDVCPFLLEKPKLFFIHSYVVSEDPQEDKGLLEVDGPALNNVQARVRQHGHSIVHREADFFWSLCRADVSLLERPSSSPSLYLQFLSQKLGQERKRPLLDLHIELNGRIYDWNSRVSAKEKYYVFLQHTLRKKLVLSCK; from the exons aggTTCTTCGAGACACCTTCATTTCCTTGGGCTATCAAGTCCAGTATCGCTTATATCTGCAGACTGAAGACATATTCGCCACCCTGCAGGAAGTTGCCTGCATGCCTGAACACAAGCACTACGacagttttgtgtgtgtgctggtgAGCCGAGGGGACTCCCAGAGTGTGTCTGGTGTGGATGAGACACATCCTGGGTTTCCTCTGGAGCACATCAGGAGGATGTTCAGAGGAGATGTGTGTCCTTTTCTCTTAGAGAAGCCCAAGCTCTTTTTCATTCACAGCTATGTTGTGTCAGAGGACCCGCAGGAGGACAAGGGTCTCCTGGAGGTGGATGGGCCAGCCCTGAACAATGTGCAAGCCAGGGTGAGGCAGCATGGGCACAGCATAGTTCACCGGGAAGCTGACTTTTTCTGGAGCTTGTGCAGAGCAGATGTGTCCTTGCTTGAGCGGCCTTCCTCCTCACCATCCCTGTAcctgcagttcctctcccagAAACTGGGCCAAGAAAG AAAACGCCCACTCCTGGATCTCCACATCGAACTCAATGGCAGGATATATGACTGGAACAGCAGGGTGTCGGCTAAGGAGAAGTACTATGTCTTTCTGCAACACACTCTGAGAAAGAAGCTGGTCCTCTCTTGCAAATGA